The nucleotide window GCGCTCGGTGGCGCCCGCACGGGAAAGCCCTGGAACCCGTCTTGAGGGACGAAAAGGGGACCACTTATTAGGACAGGTCAGTCGGGTTAGAGGGTTTGATGATCGCGCAGCGGAAAGAGACGCGTTGTGCCCACggcacagccagccagcattGTAGGAGGACGCACAGCCAAGTTGGAATTGGTAGCTGCCCTGGCCATGATTAGGGGTCCTCGCAGGGCGCCAATCCATTATTGGCGCGAGTACAGGGGACCACCTGGGCAGGTGCGGCACCTGGCtcgtacctaggtacctgtTACCCCTGAGAGCGCCCCCCGGCTGGCCACTCAGGCCCGAGAATTGGCCCAAGATCGGACGAGCCTGCCAGCTTGCTTGCCCTCGTCCCACCACGACCATGAGTGCAACGCCCACATTCATTGTAGGTGTCACCCAGCCAGTGAGGTGTGGTTGTGGGTGGTTGAGAGAGCACGAGGTGCCCTGGGTGCAGCCATGGAGGGAGGTACCCTAGGTACTAACTTTtggtactaggtaccttgcGTGGACCCGGACGTTGCACTTTTTAAGCGGCACAGCACGCTCCCACCACGAGCCCTGGAGCATCCCAGGagggcagcagctcctggcACTAACTGATACGTACCTAGTTAGTACACAACAGGGCATGTGCGAATCTTGCCTGCCCGGTGCTCTGGTCGGTTCCACTTCCATGGAGCTCGTTGATTGATCGATCCGCCACacgagggcgagagagagcccCTGGTCTCGTGTTAACTTTAAGGGGAGAtgcagcggcaccaccatgtcATGTCTCAATgctctcctcgccctgccaAGCATTGGTGCCATTGATTCATCGCTTCGCATAGCCATCAGTCGCGAGCACGTCTTCTGCGACACGTTGCCTTCacatcagtcagtcagtcagtcagtcacttGATCGCTTGAGGAGCGTCCATCTCTCGCTTCCTCAAGATCCAACTCAACGATCGTTCGTCGACCAACGACCGACCCCGCATTCCCCCCTGACCAGCTCCTGACCGCTTCTGCGGCGGATTccccgcctgcctgcgcaTGGCAAAGCGACAATCCGGATAACTGCTCTCCCGTGCCGACGGACATCTGTCGCCGTCACGGAATCGACCGAGCCGAAACAGGGGCCCGTGCTCCACGACCACGACTACGACTACCATCACGACCTTGACCTctctcgacggcgtcggctccGCCGCTACTGCTTTACGCTGCTCTGGTCTGCTCTGGTCTGCtttcgcctcctcctcctccaacccccgcccccctgTGGCAGCAGCCCATCAGGTACATACCCAGGTTACTTCGCGCATACAACGACCCCCGACCGAACAAAACAAAGCAAAGCAAGCCGGCGGGGCTTGCGGctggccgcccacgccgcctctgcatcggcatcctcgtcggtTCATATCCCGCCGCGGTAGGGCGGGCTCCCTCGCATcccgaccatggcggcgacgtccaCCGCCCTGCCTTTTATATCCCGTTACAACAGCGCCAGCAACACCCGCTCGGATGCTTCGCTGCCGAAGCGAGCCTCGCTGTTGTCCTTtccctcgtcgcgctccgcCTCCGACATGTCTCTGAACTCCCGGCAGGCGaggtcgccgcagccgctcgtcgccgaaaCGGACCGCACCTCGGACCCCAGCGCCAAGTCCACCACCCCGTCGCTCGGCCCCTCATCTCAGCACTCGTCcctgtcggcgccgcgccgtgtgAATGCCGACGCCCGCTCCTCGCGGAGGCTCAAGTCCCAGTACCCACGCGGGTCCCCAGACAACCATGTCGAGtacatcctcgtcgcctcgttcGACATTGATCGCGGTCCCGTCATGGAGCACCAGTATCCCGTGGCCATCACCGGCGACGAAAAcatgctcgccgagctcatGCTGCCCGACCAGGCCCACGCTCGCAACCAGGACTGGACCATCTTCTTTCTGCACAAGGACACGAGtcaggaggaggaggacgaggagcggcagATGAAGGagcgcaggcgacggcggcgcaggagaCTGCgggaccgcgccgccggcatcatcactgaggaggacggcgacgagccccaagacgacgacgacgacctggacgacgacttgGACGATGACTCGACGGACAGTGAACCGGaagggggcgaggggccGCCATTGATTCACGTCTTGAACCTGGTCAACACAAAGCACGACAAGTCCGTAAAGCGAGGCGCCATTGTaaaggccatggccatctgCACGCGGCATCCATTCCTCCACATATACAAGGTGAGCCTAGCCGCGCGTACTTCCATCATGTCACGGCCGAGTAGCTGACCGCAACAAACAGCCACTTTTGCTGCTCGCGCTGGAAGAGTACTTCAAATCTCCGGTTCCAGAGACCCTGGCCCTGCTGTATGATGCTGTCAACGCCATGGACCTCTCCCTCATGCCGAAGCTCAGCATCTTGGAGAGACATCTGCTGCTCGCCAGCGAGAACAAGGATCTCTTCGTGGAGAAATTCGAGAAGATGATCCAGATGCGCATGGCCGAGGACAGGGGCGAGGTTCTCGacacgggcagcggcgacgaaaGCAGGAGCCTGACCAAGGTCACGAGCATCTCCAGAGCCGGCACCAAGGCCCACGTTGAGGGCGGAAGCCAGTCGGTGTACTCGGTGCCAAGAGACACGCACGAGTTCGAGAGCAAGGTCATGTACAAGGGCATTCCCATCCCCATCAAGGTGCCGACGGCCGTCATGCCTGAGACGGTGGGAGACTTTTCCCTCATCAAGCTCATCCAGAACTTTTCCGACCCGCACGCAAAGTCGCCGCAGCCATTCGCGCTGCACCCACACTTGACGACCAACGGCACGCACACGCATCCCATCATTGTCTTGGTGAATGCGCTGCTGACGCAGAAGCGCATCGTCTTCCTGGGGCACAACATGCCGTCTGGGGAGGTGGCTGAGGCGGTACTCGCGGCATGTGCGCTCGCCTCCGGAGGCACCTTGCGGGGTTTTACTCGACACGCTTTCCCTTACACGGACCTGACCAAGATTGAAGACCTGCTCAACGTTCCTGGCTtcatcgccggcgtcaccaATCCCACCTTTGAGAACCACCCCGAGTGGTGGGACCTTTTGTGCGATCTGCCGAGCGGACGCATCAAGATCAGCAGCAGGATCGAGCCTGCAGCGGTGACCGAGGGGCTGATCTTTTTTCAGCAGCAGAACCCGTCTCTCGccaacatcgccgccggcaacacCAACAATCATCAAGACTTGACGGGCGATGCGGCCTTCATGACGGACATCCTTAAGAGCATCGCTGTGAGGCACGGAGAGCGAGTCATCCGGGCCAAGTGGCGCGGCTGGGTGCTAAAGTTCTGCCGCATCGCCGCGCAGTTCGAAGAGAGCGTTTACGGTGCGAGCGCCCTCTATATTGGGAGCGAAGACAACGAGATGACGCTCCCCGGCGCCAGCGGTCACGGGTACGTctgggccgacgacgcggccaagaacaaggagctcgccggcaACGTGACGAGGATCGAGGGCTGGCGCAACACCCGCAGCTACTATAGCTACATTCAAGTAGGAGACCCTCTCTCATGAGGACATCAACGTGACCGACATCTGCTGACTAGTATCCTTGCAGGACCTCGCCCAGCTCTACACTGTCCGCCCCCTCAAGGGCCTGGACCTCGCTCACATGCACGACCGGCTGCGCATGCAGCGCTTGTCGCCGACGCAGAGTCGCGATATTTACCTGACGCTTTCCAAGTACATTCACTCCTACGACGAAATCTGTCTGCTGCTAAACGTGGCGCCCGAGTCTCACGCCGGCCTGTTCTACCTCGCCCTCGGGTTGTTCCACAAGGAGCGCGACGTGAGgctcaagacggccgagctgctggagcgcaTCTCGCAGCACGAGGCCGGACAGCACTGGTGGCGGAGCTTGAGCCGATTCGAGAGGCTTGCGTATGAGCGCCTCCGACGCGAGTCCGAAGCCGAGCTGCGGGccaagctggagaaggacgGCCTCAGTCCGGGGCCGGAGAGGAGAATCAGCTAAGTGGACCGGGGACACTGGGTGTATCAGTCACTACTACCATTGGGCGGCGTTTCATCCTTGCGATGGCTTATGATGGGACATGCGGGGGTGTATTTCACGGGTCATGACTTGAACGAGACGCTTTACCTGCTAAAGACAGTGACAGAGGGCAGGCATATTTGGGACTTTGGGCGGTGCGGTTGCTGTGCATTTTGGATCACCCGAAGGCGCGAGCAGTGAGGTGGACTGGCGACCTCGATGGCATTAGTATTTTGAGGGGACGGGCGACCAGGGTAACATGGGGGGCCCTCGACACTTGATCATACTCCGTACATACAAGCATCTTGTAACTGAATAACGGCCCATGCCGGTACCTTATTAGACCTCTGTATTTGGGCTTGGGGCTCTCCCTTATTTTGTGGTCTTCTCCTTgcctttcctttcctttccttcTTTTCACAAAAGGCCAAGAGCCTTGGCTGCGTGCTTGACGTGGTCCTCACCAAAGGTGGAGATGAAGAAGTAGGAGTGATCGTAGCCCTGTGACTGTCAGCGGGCACAACCCGACAAGAGAGGGGATGCGGGGTCGGGGATGGTGTACGCACCTCTTGATAGCggaccttgacgccctcgatgccggcgtccttgacggcctgcTCAAAGTTTTCGGGCAGTAGCTGGCCCTGCTTGTAAAAGTTGTCGCCCGTACCCTAACAACCGTCGTCAGAAAAGTTTtatacgacgacgacgacgacgacgacgacgacgacagggcaAATCACAGAGAGAGGCAAAGAGGAAGCGGGTTATCGGGCAGGGAAGGGAGAGGCGGGGCGTACCACGTCAATGAGGCAGTTGAGCGGGCCCTTCCACGCCTTGACCAGCTCGGTGGCGTCGTGCTTCTTCCACTGCTccctgtcgtcgccgaggtagCCAGAGAAGGCCTTTTCGCCCCAGGGGCACTTGGAGGGGTTGGAGATGGGGGCCCAGGCGCTGACGCTGCGGTACATGCCGGGGTTCTTGAGGAAGAGGGTGAgggcgccgtgcccgcccaTGGAGTGGCCGGCGATGGAGACGCGGGCGGGGTCGAGCTCCCGGAACTCGGCGAAGAGCAGGCCCGGGAGCTCGCGGGTGAGGTACGACTCCATGCGGTAGTGGGCGGCCCAgggctcgcgggcggcgtcgacgtagaagctggcggcgctgccaaaGTCCCaggcgtcgtgctcgccggGGAGGTCGGTGCCGCGCGGGGAGGTGTCggggaagacgagggcgaggccgaggcgggcggcgtgggcgtgcaGGAAGCCCTTCTCGGTGACGTTGTCGGGCGTGCACGTCAGGCCGGAGAGGTAGACGAggaggggcgagggggacgagggcgacgccgagggcgggagGAAGAGGTTGAGGTTCATGGGcgtcgcggtggtggcggagggGTGGGTGAGCTTGAGGAGGCGGCCCCCGaaggtggtgatggtggcgttggtggtgaaggccatggcgggcgacggtggtgatgggggAAATTTCCTTGCGTGGTGGACGATTTACAAGAGGGGGGGGATTCTATGAGGGTATTCTAGGGTCGAATAAAGACAGTCCTAGGGGGGATCAAGGGGATGGATAGATGGGAGAAAGACGTCGGGCAAGACTATGGACGACGACCCAACGATGTGCTTGAACGAAGTATGTATGATGGAGGTTCGGCGTCTGAGGTGGAGGAAAGTCGGCAtcgcaggcgggcggggggggaagCTGAGGTGGGGCAGGTAGGTAACTAAGGGTGGGCGTTTGAAGCTGCTGTGAGGGGCGATGGGGATGCTATGACATCGCCGATGGCGGGGTGAtgtgggggagggagggagctgCCGGCCCGCCGTCCATTGAGAATGGAAGCTGGAGCAGTGCCCGAAGccacacagcagcagcagctgccgaTGCCACTGTGAGGTGAGTAACATGGTCCACTGCCCAAGGGATTGTTTtaggttttttttttctaaaaaaaaaaaatcatTCTCCCACTttctcga belongs to Purpureocillium takamizusanense chromosome 1, complete sequence and includes:
- a CDS encoding uncharacterized protein (COG:S~BUSCO:EOG09263690~EggNog:ENOG503NWBZ), which gives rise to MAATSTALPFISRYNSASNTRSDASLPKRASLLSFPSSRSASDMSLNSRQARSPQPLVAETDRTSDPSAKSTTPSLGPSSQHSSLSAPRRVNADARSSRRLKSQYPRGSPDNHVEYILVASFDIDRGPVMEHQYPVAITGDENMLAELMLPDQAHARNQDWTIFFLHKDTSQEEEDEERQMKERRRRRRRRLRDRAAGIITEEDGDEPQDDDDDLDDDLDDDSTDSEPEGGEGPPLIHVLNLVNTKHDKSVKRGAIVKAMAICTRHPFLHIYKPLLLLALEEYFKSPVPETLALLYDAVNAMDLSLMPKLSILERHLLLASENKDLFVEKFEKMIQMRMAEDRGEVLDTGSGDESRSLTKVTSISRAGTKAHVEGGSQSVYSVPRDTHEFESKVMYKGIPIPIKVPTAVMPETVGDFSLIKLIQNFSDPHAKSPQPFALHPHLTTNGTHTHPIIVLVNALLTQKRIVFLGHNMPSGEVAEAVLAACALASGGTLRGFTRHAFPYTDLTKIEDLLNVPGFIAGVTNPTFENHPEWWDLLCDLPSGRIKISSRIEPAAVTEGLIFFQQQNPSLANIAAGNTNNHQDLTGDAAFMTDILKSIAVRHGERVIRAKWRGWVLKFCRIAAQFEESVYGASALYIGSEDNEMTLPGASGHGYVWADDAAKNKELAGNVTRIEGWRNTRSYYSYIQDLAQLYTVRPLKGLDLAHMHDRLRMQRLSPTQSRDIYLTLSKYIHSYDEICLLLNVAPESHAGLFYLALGLFHKERDVRLKTAELLERISQHEAGQHWWRSLSRFERLAYERLRRESEAELRAKLEKDGLSPGPERRIS
- a CDS encoding S-formylglutathione hydrolase (COG:S~EggNog:ENOG503NW46~MEROPS:MER0043126~CAZy:CE1), with the translated sequence MAFTTNATITTFGGRLLKLTHPSATTATPMNLNLFLPPSASPSSPSPLLVYLSGLTCTPDNVTEKGFLHAHAARLGLALVFPDTSPRGTDLPGEHDAWDFGSAASFYVDAAREPWAAHYRMESYLTRELPGLLFAEFRELDPARVSIAGHSMGGHGALTLFLKNPGMYRSVSAWAPISNPSKCPWGEKAFSGYLGDDREQWKKHDATELVKAWKGPLNCLIDVGTGDNFYKQGQLLPENFEQAVKDAGIEGVKVRYQEGYDHSYFFISTFGEDHVKHAAKALGLL